A genomic segment from Flavobacterium litorale encodes:
- a CDS encoding bifunctional nuclease family protein codes for MSLVKLTIKGISYSQTQNGAYALILNEVDGERKLPIVIGAFEAQSIAIALEKEIKPPRPLTHDLFKNFADRFDIVVKQVIIHKLVDGVFFSSVICERDKIEEIIDARTSDAIALALRFNAPIFTYKNILDKAGIYLNINPDAEKEDSETDDVLSAPQTFGTESVAGEGYSQYSLQELNEMLEGAVQNEDYEKAAKIRDEISKRES; via the coding sequence ATGAGCTTAGTAAAACTAACGATTAAAGGGATTTCATATAGCCAAACCCAAAATGGTGCTTATGCTTTAATCCTTAATGAAGTGGACGGAGAACGCAAACTACCTATTGTTATCGGTGCTTTTGAAGCACAGTCGATAGCTATTGCACTTGAAAAAGAAATTAAACCACCCAGACCTTTAACCCACGACCTTTTTAAAAACTTTGCCGATCGTTTCGACATCGTGGTAAAACAGGTTATTATACACAAGTTAGTTGATGGTGTGTTTTTTTCGAGCGTAATTTGCGAGCGCGATAAAATTGAAGAAATTATCGATGCCCGAACCTCCGATGCCATTGCATTGGCACTCCGCTTTAACGCACCTATATTTACGTACAAAAACATTTTGGATAAGGCAGGTATATACCTCAACATAAATCCTGATGCCGAGAAAGAAGATAGCGAAACGGATGATGTGCTATCTGCGCCGCAAACTTTCGGAACAGAATCAGTAGCAGGCGAAGGCTATTCGCAATACAGCCTACAAGAGCTTAACGAAATGTTGGAAGGGGCTGTACAAAATGAAGACTACGAGAAAGCGGCTAAAATTCGCGACGAAATATCAAAACGAGAAAGCTAG